One window from the genome of Desulfovulcanus ferrireducens encodes:
- the ureE gene encoding urease accessory protein UreE gives MLKITKILQNKDHVQPQAQLTLPFELRQKSRQLARLDSGEEVGLFLPRGTILMDGDLLQTDNGVVIIVKAAPEKISIATTQDSLLWARACYHLGNRHVPLQISNLQVAYLHDHVLDEMVKGLGLEVSTTIAPFEPETGAYHSHGHHHH, from the coding sequence ATGCTCAAGATTACCAAGATTCTCCAGAACAAAGATCATGTCCAGCCTCAGGCCCAACTCACGCTGCCTTTCGAACTAAGGCAAAAAAGCAGGCAGCTGGCCCGGTTGGACAGTGGTGAGGAGGTGGGTCTATTTCTCCCACGAGGTACAATTTTAATGGATGGAGACCTTCTCCAGACTGACAATGGAGTGGTCATTATTGTTAAAGCCGCCCCGGAAAAAATCTCTATCGCCACTACCCAGGATTCGCTTCTTTGGGCCCGCGCCTGTTATCATCTGGGCAACCGCCATGTACCTTTGCAAATCTCCAACCTCCAGGTAGCCTATTTACACGATCACGTGTTGGACGAAATGGTTAAGGGGTTAGGCCTTGAGGTATCAACAACCATCGCCCCTTTTGAGCCTGAAACCGGGGCTTATCATTCGCATGGACACCATCACCACTGA
- a CDS encoding urease accessory protein UreF: MDTITTDKQGPRESKISTLPMLRLLQICSPSLPVGAYAYSQGMEWATHAGWLKNEAETCDWILGLMRHSLGGLDVPILARLYRGWKENDIGRVKYWTEFLHASRESAELQAEDNHMGVAMAKVLGELGISQANDWKTEPVVTFATMFALAAVHWEIPIYETCVGYLWSWAENQIAAAIKLVPLGQTAGQRILSQAIKTIPEVVESGLSLQDEHIGFLAPAFAIASALHETQHTRLFRS; the protein is encoded by the coding sequence ATGGACACCATCACCACTGACAAACAAGGGCCAAGGGAGTCCAAAATCAGTACGCTGCCTATGCTGCGTTTGCTGCAGATTTGCAGTCCCTCACTGCCGGTAGGCGCATATGCCTATTCCCAGGGGATGGAATGGGCTACTCATGCAGGCTGGCTGAAAAATGAGGCCGAAACCTGCGATTGGATACTGGGCCTGATGCGTCATTCTTTGGGCGGCCTTGACGTTCCAATACTTGCCAGACTCTATCGCGGTTGGAAAGAAAACGACATTGGGCGGGTCAAATACTGGACTGAATTCCTCCACGCAAGCAGGGAGTCTGCAGAACTACAGGCGGAAGATAACCATATGGGCGTTGCCATGGCCAAGGTCCTCGGAGAATTGGGTATTTCCCAGGCGAATGATTGGAAAACTGAGCCTGTAGTAACCTTTGCAACAATGTTTGCATTGGCAGCAGTGCACTGGGAAATCCCTATCTATGAAACTTGTGTAGGTTACCTTTGGTCCTGGGCAGAAAATCAAATAGCTGCTGCAATTAAATTAGTACCATTAGGCCAGACAGCAGGCCAGAGAATACTCTCTCAAGCCATAAAAACCATTCCCGAGGTTGTTGAAAGTGGTTTATCTCTTCAAGATGAACATATCGGTTTTTTAGCCCCGGCCTTTGCCATTGCCAGCGCTTTACATGAAACTCAGCATACGCGGCTATTTCGTTCGTAA
- the ureC gene encoding urease subunit alpha, which yields MAKINRHAYTDMYGPTKGDRVRLGDTELIIEVEEDHTIYGEEVKFGGGKVIRDGMGQSQRTSDEVVDTVITNALILDYWGIVKADIGIKNGRIAGIGKAGNPDTQPGVDIIIGPGTEVIAGEGLIATAGGLDVHIHFICPQQVEDAIMSGITTMIGGGTGPAAGTNATTCTPGPWNIHRMLQAADGLPINLGFLAKGNASLPQALKEQVEAGAMGFKLHEDWGTTPAAIDNCLTVADEYDVQVAIHTDTLNESGFVENTIKAFKGRTIHAYHTEGAGGGHAPDIIKVCGEPNVLPSSTNPTRPYTINTVDEHLDMLMVCHHLDASIPEDIAFAESRIRRETIAAEDILHDLGAFSIIASDSQAMGRVGEVITRTWQTAHKMKVQRGPLPEDSEQNDNFRAKRYVAKYTINPAIAHGISHEVGSIEKGKLADIVLWHPAFFGVKPAMVIKGGMIVAAPMGDPNASIPTPQPVHYRYMFGAFGEALTATSITFVSQAALESDIKRKIGLKKRVEAVKNTRAINKTDMIHNNYLPQIDVDPQTYEVRADGKLLTCEPAEVLPLAQRYFLF from the coding sequence ATGGCAAAAATCAATCGACATGCCTATACAGATATGTATGGGCCCACCAAAGGGGACAGGGTCCGGCTTGGTGATACCGAACTTATTATTGAGGTCGAGGAAGACCACACAATTTACGGCGAAGAAGTAAAATTCGGTGGCGGCAAAGTAATCCGCGACGGAATGGGCCAGAGTCAACGTACTTCAGACGAAGTCGTGGATACAGTAATAACCAATGCTTTGATTTTAGATTATTGGGGCATTGTAAAAGCAGACATAGGCATTAAAAACGGTCGAATCGCGGGCATTGGTAAAGCAGGAAACCCGGATACTCAGCCAGGAGTGGATATCATTATAGGCCCAGGCACAGAAGTTATTGCCGGAGAAGGACTAATCGCTACTGCTGGTGGGCTGGATGTGCATATTCACTTCATTTGCCCTCAACAGGTAGAGGATGCCATCATGTCCGGGATAACCACAATGATTGGTGGTGGTACTGGCCCTGCAGCCGGGACCAACGCCACTACCTGTACACCTGGCCCATGGAATATCCACCGTATGTTACAAGCCGCGGACGGTCTTCCTATAAATCTCGGTTTCCTGGCCAAGGGAAATGCCAGCTTGCCTCAAGCACTAAAAGAACAGGTAGAGGCCGGGGCCATGGGCTTTAAACTGCATGAAGATTGGGGGACTACGCCTGCGGCCATAGACAATTGTTTAACGGTTGCCGATGAATATGATGTCCAGGTAGCTATACATACGGACACCTTGAATGAATCCGGTTTTGTAGAAAACACAATAAAGGCCTTCAAAGGCAGAACCATTCATGCCTATCACACCGAAGGCGCCGGTGGCGGCCATGCCCCTGATATTATCAAGGTCTGCGGAGAGCCCAATGTTTTGCCTTCTTCTACCAACCCTACCAGGCCCTATACCATAAATACAGTAGACGAACATCTGGACATGCTCATGGTCTGTCATCACCTTGATGCCAGTATCCCTGAAGATATTGCCTTTGCCGAATCACGTATTCGACGTGAAACCATAGCAGCGGAAGATATCCTCCACGACCTTGGGGCCTTCAGCATAATCGCCTCGGATTCACAGGCCATGGGACGGGTCGGAGAAGTGATCACCAGGACATGGCAGACCGCCCATAAGATGAAAGTCCAGCGTGGTCCCCTGCCAGAAGATAGCGAGCAAAACGACAATTTCAGGGCCAAGAGATACGTTGCAAAATATACAATTAATCCTGCCATTGCCCATGGCATCAGCCATGAAGTTGGTTCTATCGAAAAGGGGAAGTTGGCTGATATTGTACTGTGGCATCCTGCCTTCTTTGGTGTAAAGCCGGCCATGGTCATAAAAGGGGGAATGATTGTTGCCGCTCCTATGGGCGACCCCAACGCTTCTATTCCCACTCCTCAGCCTGTTCATTACCGCTATATGTTTGGGGCCTTTGGGGAAGCACTAACGGCAACAAGTATAACATTTGTTTCTCAAGCCGCCCTGGAATCTGATATCAAGAGAAAAATCGGCCTTAAAAAAAGAGTGGAGGCTGTAAAAAATACCAGGGCAATTAATAAGACAGACATGATTCACAACAATTATTTGCCGCAAATTGATGTTGACCCGCAAACTTATGAAGTTCGGGCAGATGGCAAGTTATTGACCTGCGAGCCAGCGGAGGTCTTGCCTCTGGCTCAACGTTATTTCCTATTTTAA